The region CATTTGTGCttaaatttttcatctttctgTTATAAACACTTGTCAGCGTTTATTGTATTTTCTTAGCTCAACTATTTTTATTGGGTGTGTGCTTCATTTGCAAACATTCtaatcttgtaaggattgtttctttgtttgctcTTTTGATAGGGTTTGTGTCTTAAGATCTGGGTAGAAATCTTAAATAAGTTGTAAGGTTAAACTTTGTCCTTAAAGgttcatcaaattagtgaattttgggAAATTCTTGGTGGTGAAaagctaatgtaacacccctaacccgtctccgtcgtcagattagggttacagagtattacaatACAAATTAAAACATTTAGCTTCAAATAGATacaattatacaaattaaatagtaacattcaataatttattttaatcaagGTAAAAATAAACTTATGGGCCTTAAACTGAACCTacggggccctaaaaatagtttgggaacattCGGGgttcattttgaaacaaataaaaaaagtttggaaaaattgaaatttttataaaacaggggtcacatggccatgtggcatatGACTTAGCCTAGATTGTGTGAGCATTCGAAGtatgggacacatggccgtgtaccaGCCCGTGTGCCTGCTCATGTcggcattcaaaatagggtcacatggccgtgtcacaagCCATGTGCTAAAccatgtgaaacctacacctaaaataataatgacacacgagcatgtggggcggttgtgtgtggcacacgggcttgtgataGCCTGTGTGCTTCACAAATTGCCcataaaacaagccattttcTACCCATTTGCTTACACACCAAGGCAACCCAATTCTATatgcattcatatgactaaactaCATTCAAACAAACTAAAAAACATGTCAATTTCACTCAAGCtatatctaaccaatatgccatcatttggaacctcaattcacatttcaaaacTAGCCAAATTCAAAGTTATACTCCATATCACATTCATACACTAATCACATTAAAAAATGTTCATTCAAACTCTCAAATTATAAATCATATCATactaaaacttaccatttcttttcTAATTCAAGCATATACATTCATACCATAATTTCAAACACCTATACAAGACTTATCCAAATAACATGACATGAACATAAGCACATACAAATTAATACTAAACATAGGCATCATTCAACACTTCCATAATTGCCACATAATTTACAATCAAACATctacaaatttcacctattacatgtcatataacccGAAAGTTAacttcaaaaactaccaaaatgtgactggatagtgtgatcctcaaGTTGATCCGATCGCCCGATTCCACAAAACGCTATCTACAGggaaacaagaaaataacatgaataagcccctataaagcttagtaagttcaacgaTTAAAACAATAAAGCTTATTGAATTAAACATAGCATTTATAACAACAAGAGTAATAAACAGTGTTTCCTGTCAACCATAATCATTAACAGGTAAGTATATACATACAATCATGTACAAGTTGCATTTTAATATAATGATACCATGTCATTTAATTTTAAGCCACAATGCTATTAGgaaattcatgaacaactttcaaACAAATCAATAACAAGTCATTTAACATTAGAGACATTACCAGATGAGCATTTTATAGATATGAGTACATAGTTATCCATTCGACACACGCCAAATGCTCAAACGAGCCAATCCAACCAAAAATACACCTTAGCACCAAGTGCCTAGCCAGTAGGCTAACATCCCCTCGAAAACATGCCTGGGCACCAACTGCCAAGCCCGAAGGCTTTACATCTGCCCCCGGTAACATGCCAGAATCACTGTAATATAACATTATAGTTcgtaacaaatgttgaacctcaaTATATTCAATGTATAAACACAAATTATGAATCATTGCCTCGTCACAAGTTAATCTCGTATAGCGCGCactataacctattggcatgtcaatcgtaCTCCATCCAACGTTCATCCGGCTCAAGAGATATCATCACTAAACAATGGTCTAAGCAATTTTCTACTTCAATTCACACTAATTAGCATCGAACAATCAATTGAACATTTAACAACTAATTCTAATTCAATACATTTCAAATTATACTAAATAAACCGAACAAACTTATCAGAGCTAAATTGCAAagtttgtaaaagtttagggactagtCAGCAACTTTCCATTTTTCTCGATtatctacttgttcttgatctataaaatattttatttccatttattAGCTATAATTTCATATAACATTCTATTTAGTGCAAATGATTACCTATTTACAGACTTTCAcatttgcccccaaacttttacatataatttaatttgatccctaaaaccaaaacatgattattttcacaattaatcTCTATACCCAAGGAACTAAAGTCAATTACACCCAAATACAATCCACACATGCTGGAATTTTTCCAAGACAACAatgtctattttaatttatttacaattaaACTCCTAAACTTAAAATCTTTCAAAATCACTTGACAAAATATTTCTATCTAACACCCAAGCATAGTAATCTATtagtaaacttaaaaaaatatcatatttatcaATGGCATCTCccaaaacatttaacaatttaataaattaaccctcaagatagctagattaagctaaaacaatctcaaaaacataaaattcatgagAAACATATTGAAAAACACATACCATGCAATGAATTAACTTAACCGATGCTTTAAGCTTTTTCCCTCATGAACATTCGGCTTTGGCTAGAAGTGGAGATATTCTTTGTTACCTCAGGGCCTTAAATTGCCACTATACCCTTTTCATTTTCTAAtgagaaattgaaaagaaaaaaacccaACCAAATATATTTATGACAATTTGATAGACGATGTTAGTCCAAATCTCCATTAGTTTTGGCGTTTTGGTGTTAGTTCCATCCCCTCATGTTCCCCCATTGCTCAAAACAttatatttcaataattaatttggTTCTTATATTATTCCGGCAaataataattcttttaaaataattttgaaaaacaaagttaaatctaaacattttaacaaaatagTCAAATTACATCCCCAGTTGTAAAATAAATTACAGGAAAGATTAACAAAAAcctattttaagaaataaaatttattggTGCAGGAAATAAATTTTTGTAGTAATAAAAAAACCAATTTGGAAGTCATTTCGTCCTAATAAATCGTGAAATAAATGTCATGAGCAAAAAGTCCAAAAGCCTATGCccccaataaaaataaattgccATGCAAtagattatataataatatatagggTATCATTGATTAGAGAAAGAGACCTTAAAAATTCtgttattctcttgatagatGGAGTAGTTTGCGACGTGCCCACCAAAGTAATGGGGATGTGGGTCCACAGACAGAACCCAAACCTATACTTCTTACATAAAAACAGTCACCTTACCAAACTGTAGCTCACACAACAGTACGAGAGTACAAAGTGAAACTAATACCATCACATTAAACATACGTGTCAAACCCTAAATCCAGGACACCAGAGATATTTCCATCTTATTTACTTGTTTAATCAGTAGTaaattatgtatgtatgtattattATGGAAGTGGCAGAGTCATCTTCTTGATCTTGCGGCAGTTTCTCTCTGGGCATTGAAGTAAACTGCAGCCACTGGGAGGCCCAAACCGTTGTCGGCTGAGAACCTCCGTGTGTTGAAACAATCCCTGGAAGATGGTGGCCTCACTGTTTTTCTTCCTCTCTGTTTGAACAGTACGAACACGTATCTATGGATGCCCACTGTTGGCTTTGGAGTCTCGTAGCTAACAACTTCCCTCCCTATTGATTGATTATTGCTAAtattaattatgagttaaaaaaGAGTCATAAAAGCACAAATTGCAGTCTTGGGAACTCACCAAAGGAAGCATCAGTAGTACCCGGAATATCGGTAACCATCCTGAAATTTACATtttgaacaaaagaaaagagagtatATCTTAAATTCGAATGCCagcaacttttattttatattgtatcTATATGGATACTAATAAATGCAATACAAACCAGTGCAAATGTTCTCTCAAGTAGAGATCACTAGGGCTTGGAGCATCAGGATCTGTCATGAtctggaaaaaagaagaagagaaattagTAAGAAATATTGCAAGATGGCTGACTaatgtttaatgcttaaataataCTTACTAAAGTGTAAGAAGGTCTCATGTCGTCGCCGCCAATCTCAACCCGAGGTCTACCAGTGATGAGGGCAGGCATGAGCTCATGGCCATTGGCAACTTGTTTGTTGGAGTTGTAAGTTACTGTTATTTTGACACTTGGGAAGAAATTATCCACCACCTCCCCTATAACTCTCCCGATGATAAGTGGGTCGGGGACTCTtgacatgatatatatatttttagctaATGAATATTGCAACACTTCTAATTAGATCGAAAGGAAAGTTAATGTATGCTTTGTAAGCTACTTTGAATTTCGATGCAATGGGTTCGGGAGAAAATATGACAGGTTTTATAGATAAGAAGAGTGAATGGAGCTTGGGTTTGATTTGAAGCTCAAAGATTCCAAAATTCTTCAGTTTacaataagaagaaaagaagtcTATTTGCGGAATAGATATTTTTTACAAGCTTTTTAATTCTCTTATTTCCTTTTTAACACAACAATTCTTTAGGGGTGGCGAATCATGAACATGGGTTTttcttcaagaaaaaaaaaaatgGGGTTCAAGATGGGGTTTTTTTACCATtatattaccaaaaaaaaattaaaaaaatatcaaaataatacaaaaaaaaacaaagacgGCTGAATGGAGGGCCTGCCACAGGCAGCACCTCCCTTTGTTCGTATTTCaaccctttgttcgtatttttttcttcggattttattacttttaaaaaatatactattttctaatttattattttatattattttagtacattatgcttaaaatgtattcatttagtgtgttttttattgaaagtaataaaatccggagaaaaaatacgaacaaagggccaaaataagggtttttttaaaatttatttaaaaaacacactaaataaatacatttcaaacataatgtactaaaataatgtaaaataataaaattagaaaatagtatatttttttaaagtaataaaattcggggaaaaaatatgaacaaagggctgaaatgtaatattttagtaaaaatattacaaaaaaataaaaaaatagtatatttttttaaagtaataaaatgtttgtattttttttaccgaattttattacttttaaaaaatatactatttcgCCAAAGAGGTTAGGGGCGGTTTGGTATGAAGGGAAATTTGGGGGTTTAGGGGGCGAAGAGGAGCGCTGGGATTgtgatcttttcttttctttgcccaTTTCTCAGGGTGGAGCTTTCTGGCAGAACTTGAGGGGGCGGCGTCGATCGGATTCCGAGATGGAAACCAGTGTGAAATTagacaacaacaaaattaaaaactaaactaTATTACCACTATAATAGGGATTTCCCTATCATAGTAGaactctaaattaaaaaaaatagtatattttttaaaagtaataaaatccgggaaaaaaatacgaacataGGGCCGGaataagggtttttttaaaatttatttaaaaaaacactaaattaatacagttcaaatataatatactaaaataatgtaaaataaaaaaattaaaaaatagtgtattttttaaaagtaataaaattcgggaaaaAATACGAACATAGGgccgaaataagggttttttaatttatttaaaaaagacactaaattaatacatttcaaataatgtactaaaataatgtaaaataaaaaaattaaaaatagtatattttttaaaagtaataaaatccgaggaaaaaatacgaacaaatggctaAAATACGAACAAAGGAGGTGCCGCCTGTGGCAGTGGCACCATTAGTGCCGCCTATGGTAGGCCCTCCTTCAGTATATTTTTTTAactgtttttttttgtattattttggtaaataataaaaaagttgtaatattttggtattttttatttatttttttgtaatattttagtaaaaatcccTCAAGATGGTATGTATAgacattttcatttaaattttagggtaaatttggtatatataaaattttctaggtttgatatatttattaaaataatatttttaaaaattttaaggtaaactaTATCATTAGTTACTAAACTATGGGTaagttttcattttcattattgaactatttaaaagttttcaaataagTCATTAGATTGTTAAACTTGATGCTAGATGGCTTTTTATGTTTGCACTATTTGCACAATCGAAAGCTCTTTCTCTCCTCTCTtctacagttcaattttttttataaaatagtttTAGACATCACGaatctacgaatcaaaattcaaacagtTTTTTCTCCAATCTTCGACATTGATCGTCaaattgacttggatctaaggtatgttctccTACTCATTGAAGGGAACTGATCCACCAAACCGATCATTAAATCGTGACTTGAAGCTCACTAATTAATAGAGGAAAAGGGACGGtggggagagggagagggagagaatCAGAGTAGGGGGAGGGATGGTGGAGAAGAGGGAAAGGGATGGGAGAGCGGTGGTAGAGGGAGGGAGACGAGAGGGGAAGGGAAGAGAAGGATGGAAAATGACAGCTTCATTATGTCTCTAATGGAAAATGGCAGCTTCATTACATCTGTAAAGGAAAATGATTAGTGGtgactgatttgttatttttcgaaAGTGTAGTGACTAAGTTGAAAGTTAGATAATTGTTTTGTCATTGGAATCAAAGTTGAGTAACTATTGGTGTACTTTACCCTTATATCAAATCTAAGATTAATTGAAGGAGGATGtgcttaaaaatattaaaggatTGAAATCAAAGTGGGGAgcgaataaaatttaaaaggaaacaGGTTTGATTTATAGATGCATAAAAATTGAAACGAAAATCGTCGGGCAGTGTTCCACCCCGCCGGTTATCATATTCCTTGAAATCACGGGAGAGATGGGATTGGCTTTTTATAGATCCTTCCCAAAAGCTTCAAATGTTTAATTCTAAACATATATATCTGTATGGAATCTAACACGTAATAGGGTTACTGGGttcataaattaaaatgaagaatactacaacttttttttttctctaatttaatataatatcttTGGACAAATGGGAATTCAACTTTTAAGGTGCTTCAGTTTCTCCAATTAGAAAGTAGAGACCAAAACTAAAAAAGCTTATCAACAACCTTGAAAACATGTAGTAGTAATTAATTCAATGGAGGCAAGGCAAAGGCCGCACTTTTCTGGATCCCTTTTTATTATCTTTTACCCAATTCCTTTCcatatataaacattttaatccAAGCATGTGCACAACTTTCTCCACAAAGCTTTGGAGCTTTGCTACTTCTACTCCTCgcatattatatgtgaatttaacgTATAACGCTTAACAACAACATTTCCTTAATTACCATATAACTTGTGAGTTTTTGTCTTTGTGTTTCGTGAATGTTTATCCATTAAATTAATAAACTTTGATCAAACTTTTGTAATTAATATAAGTATTTTCCACTTCAAAATATACTAGAGTTTCGCACTGAAATGGTATCTTGTCATTTCAAGTTAAAATGGATTTGTTTACTGGACTACTTTCAATATTAAATATACCGCAAGCATATTAGTTTgcattataatattttagttatattAGAAAACAccaatattaaaaacattaatctTGCTAGAATAAAAATTTTGATCTAAATTCTAAACCATGAATTATAAATCTATCAGCGCCAATTTTTTTTTGACCGTTACTTTCCATACAAAAGCAATATATatgttttcctaatttttatatgctttagtagttatattttagagaaaatatttagtacacccttaatgaataaatttcatacatcatcaataaataataatataatatattattaaataaagaaaaaaaatattgcagcatttataaataaatattaaagttctAAATTCTAACTCAATCCAAAACTTTAAACTAAACATTCTAAACTCTGAACCTAAGATATTAAgggagttattaatatttatagttaattaatattaaattatgattaaataaaattataagtatttatttataaactctgtacaatttttattttatttaatgatgatATGTCATTATAATTTTTGGTGGTTTATGAAACTCATACACTAACCGTGCATCAAATATTATTCTTTTAGTTTTATAAGtgatacatataaaatttaaggaaataaatAACAAGACATTATTTGTTcaagggattttttttttttttgataaattggtACTGAAAACTTTTTATTCCATAAGGATTAAATGTTGCTGACtgctctatttttttaaaagggtTAATATATAC is a window of Gossypium hirsutum isolate 1008001.06 chromosome D08, Gossypium_hirsutum_v2.1, whole genome shotgun sequence DNA encoding:
- the LOC107919103 gene encoding CEN-like protein 1, whose translation is MSRVPDPLIIGRVIGEVVDNFFPSVKITVTYNSNKQVANGHELMPALITGRPRVEIGGDDMRPSYTLIMTDPDAPSPSDLYLREHLHWMVTDIPGTTDASFGREVVSYETPKPTVGIHRYVFVLFKQRGRKTVRPPSSRDCFNTRRFSADNGLGLPVAAVYFNAQRETAARSRR